The following coding sequences lie in one Onychomys torridus chromosome X, mOncTor1.1, whole genome shotgun sequence genomic window:
- the LOC118574633 gene encoding X-linked lymphocyte-regulated protein 5C-like produces MLASECAPTGWFRSTWLLSAGLLLGSLGLQADPRGPLCVWLRVLATPHGRSPLFCAPAPAPTDDVWSHNPAVDTSEMGSCSSGPDVQEPVQKRIPDFKGDVTRNLLAKRKQFEKDINASFSSLNENLQSIFKTQQKSRQELHSMHSQMFECLYHKWLDEVGRAREQEEHLTLIAQQQVKILQKAIEDHETRIENAKDLCGTFLKKAKDLSGHRKAFIGGEESEVKKEISKAQDRVIMETQEQDVSVVETYLQSLVLDHSEETI; encoded by the exons ATGCTGGCCTCGGAGTGCGCCCCCACAGGCTGGTTCCGCTCCACCTGGCTGCTCTCTGCTGGCCTGCTGCTGGGCTCTCTGGGCCTCCAGGCTGATCCCAGGGGCCCCCTCTGCGTCTGGCTGCGTGTTCTAGCGACCCCTCATGGTCGCAGCCCACTCTTCTGTGCTCCCGCTCCGGCTCCCACTgatgatgtgtggt CACACAATCCAGCAGTTGATACCAGTGAGATGGGCAGCTGCTCCTCAGGACCAGACGTGCAAGAG CCTGTTCAGAAGAGGATACCGGATTTCAAAG GTGACGTAACTCGGAACCTTCTGGCAAAGAGGAAGCAGTTTGAAAAGGATATAAATGCCTCTTTCAGCAGCCTGAATGAAAACCTCCAGAGTATTTTCAAAACCCAACAGAAGTCAAG GCAGGAGCTTCACTCCATGCACTCCCAGATGTTTGAGTGTCTGTACCACAAGTGGCTGGACGAGGTGGGGAGAGCAAGGGAGCAAGAAGAACACCTTACT CTTATAGCTCAGCAGCAGGTGAAGATTTTACAGAAAGCCATAGAGGATCATGAAACGAGGATTGAAAACGCTAAAGATTTATGTGGCACATTTTTGAAG aaagCCAAGGACTTGAGTGGACATCGCAAAGCTTTTATTGGTGGTGAAGAAAGTGAAGTGAAGAAAGAAATCTCCAAGGCGCAGGACAGAGTTATCATGGAAACT CAAGAGCAAGATGTGTCTGTTGTTGAAACGTACCTTCAATCCCTGGTCCTTGACCACTCTGAAGAAACCATCTGA
- the LOC118574845 gene encoding histone H2A-Bbd type 2/3-like: MPRTRQGSRRGSSSSSSSSSRRSRTSRAELTFSVSLVEHHLRESGHARRLSETVPILLTAILEFLTRRLLELAGNEAQRRGAQRLITPELLDVTVYNNTLLSELFQFVTISQVAPAGRPPRGHGRQR, encoded by the coding sequence ATGCCCAGGACCAGACAGGGCAGCCGTCGAGGGTCGTCGTCGTCGTCCTCGTCGTCGTCTCGCCGCTCCCGCACCTCCAGAGCCGAGCTGACCTTCTCTGTGAGCCTGGTGGAACACCATCTTCGGGAGAGCGGCCATGCCCGGCGGCTGAGCGAAACGGTGCCCATCTTGCTGACTGCCATCCTGGAGTTCCTGACCCGCAGGCTGCTGGAGCTGGCAGGCAATGAGGCCCAACGCCGAGGCGCACAGAGGCTCATCACTCCGGAGCTGCTGGACGTGACTGTCTACAACAACACGCTGCTCAGCGAACTGTTCCAATTCGTCACCATCTCCCAGGTGGCCCCGGCTGGTCGCCCTCCTCGTGGGCATGGCCGTCAACGCTAG
- the LOC118574844 gene encoding X-linked lymphocyte-regulated protein 5C-like, with product MSTKEQKDMERRAKRPRVDQILPSDDFQNPDAITPAHNPAVDTSEMGSCSSGPDVQEAREPVQKRIPDFKGDVTRNLLAKRKQFEKDINASFSSLNENLQSIFKTQQKSRQELHSMHSQMFECLYHKWLDEVGRAREQEEHLTLIAQQQVKILQKAIEDHETRIENAKDLCGTFLKKAKDLSGHRKAFIGGEESEVKKEISKAQDRVIMETQEQDVSVVETYLQSLVLDHSEETI from the exons ATGTCAACCAAGGAACAGAAAGACATGGAGAGGCGGGCCAAGCGCCCAAGGGTTGATCAGATTCTCCCATCAGATGACTTCCAGAACCCAGATGCAATCACCCCCG CACACAATCCAGCAGTTGACACCAGTGAGATGGGCAGCTGCTCCTCAGGACCAGACGTGCAAGAGGCCAG GGAGCCTGTTCAGAAGAGGATACCGGATTTCAAAG GTGACGTTACTCGGAACCTTCTGGCAAAGAGGAAGCAGTTTGAAAAGGATATAAATGCCTCTTTCAGCAGCCTGAATGAAAACCTCCAGAGTATTTTCAAAACCCAACAGAAGTCAAG GCAGGAGCTTCACTCCATGCACTCCCAGATGTTTGAGTGTCTGTACCACAAGTGGCTGGACGAGGTGGGGAGAGCAAGGGAGCAAGAAGAACACCTTACT CTTATAGCTCAGCAGCAGGTGAAGATTTTACAGAAAGCCATAGAGGATCATGAAACGAGGATTGAAAACGCTAAAGATTTATGTGGCACATTTTTGAAG aaagCCAAGGACTTGAGTGGACATCGCAAAGCTTTTATTGGTGGTGAAGAAAGTGAAGTGAAGAAAGAAATCTCCAAGGCGCAGGACAGAGTTATCATGGAAACT CAAGAGCAAGATGTGTCTGTTGTTGAAACGTACCTTCAATCCCTGGTCCTTGACCACTCTGAAGAAACCATCTGA